The following coding sequences lie in one Brevibacterium marinum genomic window:
- a CDS encoding AAA family ATPase produces the protein MSEQIGVVGAREHNLSGFSVSLPHRQLIAICGVSGSGKSSLAFDTVYAEAQRRYLESVSPFTRHLLGAVSTPQVDRITGLPAAIAVKQLVTTPPENSSVGTLSQVSDLLRVLFSRFGDYPANQGRLLASAFSPNTVEGACPTCAAKGSIHDIDLEAAVPDGSLTIREGAIAAWPGGWLGRNFKHLVEAMDIDVDLPWSRLPADTRSWLLTTEDTPSVTVRPADVLDHVAREYTGKFRSARRYLLDTMVTTGSASVRERTESFLSNDLCPDCDGSRINPAALSVTIGGSNIAEVATRSLRELAETISTAIASDLAHGPSESKRFSAATDEAAQVLLDELDKRTAVIERLGVGYLPPHRSAATLSPGELQRLRLAAHLHSGLHGMVYVFDELSTGLHPKDTDHLFTHIEALRDAGNTVILVEHDMELVRRCDWVVELGPDGGARGGQLMFSGPVAEALEGQSSTAVRLRNEAPSQPWRAGEDFKTWARCAGMSANNLDDLALAFPVGGLTTLTGVSGAGKSSALRSVAALARGAGASPFDGVEEPQAAAGDAERGELAGASATGLGAFTRVVSFDQSTIGRSSRSVIGTYLGIFDKIRGLFAKTELAGSRGFTASQFSFNTVRGRCPRCEGLGVITIDLVHLPAASGTCPECEGRRFTAETLEVTVDGLTIADVLDLSIDAAASIFAERLGLGAHFEVLQRVGLGGLLLGQSSATLSGGEAQRLRLAAVMRARKRRERSLFVLDEPANGLHPSDARVLGRLFRQIVDEGDTILIADHNMELAAGSDWLIDIGPGPGPDGGRIVAEGRPREVAAAGVGATAEVLSARFGRP, from the coding sequence ATGAGCGAACAGATCGGCGTCGTCGGCGCCCGGGAGCACAATCTGTCCGGCTTCTCCGTCTCTCTGCCGCATCGGCAGCTCATCGCGATCTGCGGTGTCTCCGGCTCCGGCAAATCGTCTCTGGCCTTCGACACCGTCTACGCCGAGGCGCAGCGGCGCTACCTCGAATCGGTCTCACCGTTCACCAGGCACCTCCTCGGCGCGGTCTCCACTCCCCAGGTCGACCGGATCACGGGACTTCCGGCCGCAATCGCGGTCAAACAGCTCGTGACCACGCCGCCGGAGAATTCGAGCGTGGGCACCCTGTCACAGGTCTCTGACCTGCTGCGGGTGCTGTTCTCCCGCTTCGGCGACTATCCGGCGAACCAGGGACGCCTGCTCGCCTCGGCGTTCTCGCCCAACACCGTCGAAGGCGCCTGCCCGACATGTGCCGCGAAAGGCAGCATCCACGACATCGACCTCGAGGCCGCAGTGCCCGACGGGTCCCTGACCATCCGCGAGGGAGCCATCGCCGCCTGGCCGGGCGGATGGCTGGGAAGGAACTTCAAGCACCTCGTCGAGGCCATGGACATCGACGTCGACCTCCCCTGGTCCCGGCTGCCCGCCGATACTCGCTCATGGCTGCTGACCACAGAGGACACCCCTTCGGTCACCGTCAGGCCGGCCGACGTGCTCGACCATGTCGCTCGCGAATACACGGGAAAGTTCCGCAGCGCCCGCCGGTATCTGCTCGACACGATGGTCACAACAGGCAGTGCCTCGGTCCGGGAACGCACCGAGTCGTTCCTCAGCAACGACCTCTGCCCCGACTGCGATGGAAGCCGCATCAACCCTGCGGCACTGTCGGTCACGATCGGCGGATCGAATATCGCCGAGGTGGCCACCCGCAGTCTCAGGGAACTGGCCGAGACGATCAGCACCGCCATCGCCTCAGACCTCGCGCACGGTCCCAGCGAATCGAAGCGATTCTCCGCGGCCACCGATGAGGCCGCCCAGGTCCTCCTCGACGAACTCGACAAACGCACGGCGGTGATCGAGCGTCTCGGCGTCGGATATCTTCCGCCCCACCGATCGGCGGCCACGCTTTCGCCCGGTGAACTGCAGCGACTGCGCCTGGCCGCCCATCTGCACAGTGGGTTGCACGGCATGGTCTACGTCTTCGACGAACTGTCGACGGGGCTGCACCCGAAGGACACCGATCATCTCTTCACCCACATCGAGGCCCTGCGCGATGCGGGCAACACCGTCATCCTCGTCGAACACGATATGGAGCTGGTGCGCCGCTGCGATTGGGTTGTCGAACTCGGTCCGGACGGGGGCGCCCGGGGTGGACAGCTGATGTTCTCCGGACCGGTCGCCGAGGCGCTCGAGGGGCAGAGCTCGACCGCCGTTCGTCTGCGCAACGAGGCACCCAGTCAACCGTGGCGGGCCGGGGAGGACTTCAAGACTTGGGCACGGTGCGCAGGGATGTCGGCGAACAACCTCGACGATCTCGCTCTGGCCTTTCCGGTCGGCGGTCTCACGACGCTGACCGGAGTCTCCGGGGCGGGCAAGAGCTCGGCCCTGCGTTCGGTGGCGGCGCTGGCCCGGGGCGCGGGCGCCTCGCCCTTCGACGGGGTCGAGGAGCCGCAGGCTGCGGCCGGTGACGCTGAGCGAGGAGAACTGGCAGGGGCGAGCGCCACGGGCCTTGGAGCCTTCACTCGGGTGGTCAGTTTCGATCAGTCGACCATCGGACGCTCATCGCGTTCGGTCATCGGCACCTATCTGGGCATCTTCGACAAGATCCGCGGCCTCTTCGCGAAGACCGAGCTGGCCGGCAGTCGCGGATTCACCGCCTCGCAGTTCTCCTTCAATACGGTTCGCGGTCGGTGTCCGCGCTGTGAGGGTTTGGGCGTCATCACGATCGACCTCGTGCATCTGCCGGCGGCCAGCGGCACCTGCCCGGAGTGCGAGGGACGCCGATTCACCGCCGAGACCCTGGAGGTCACGGTCGACGGACTGACCATTGCGGATGTGCTCGATCTGTCGATCGACGCGGCCGCGTCGATCTTCGCCGAACGCCTGGGATTGGGTGCGCATTTCGAGGTTCTGCAGAGGGTCGGTCTGGGCGGTCTGCTGCTCGGGCAGTCCTCGGCGACGCTGTCCGGCGGCGAGGCGCAGCGCCTGCGTCTGGCCGCGGTGATGCGGGCCAGGAAGCGGCGGGAGCGTTCACTGTTCGTTCTCGACGAGCCGGCCAACGGCCTTCACCCCAGCGATGCCCGGGTCCTCGGCAGGCTCTTCCGCCAGATCGTCGACGAAGGCGATACGATCCTCATCGCCGATCACAACATGGAGTTGGCTGCCGGCTCCGACTGGCTGATCGACATTGGGCCCGGTCCGGGTCCGGACGGTGGTCGGATCGTCGCCGAAGGGCGACCGCGCGAGGTTGCCGCGGCCGGTGTCGGGGCCACGGCCGAGGTCCTGTCGGCGCGATTCGGCCGCCCCTGA
- a CDS encoding PadR family transcriptional regulator has protein sequence MNEDEEQALTTHEQELRRGTVVFASLVACRRPQYGYSLLTTLTEAGIATEANTLYPLLRRLEKQGLLTAEWNTEQARPRKYYTVTTSGAEVAAALHSRWLELDSSITKLWKEGTP, from the coding sequence ATGAACGAGGATGAGGAACAGGCACTGACAACACACGAACAGGAGCTGCGACGAGGCACGGTCGTCTTCGCCAGCCTCGTCGCCTGTCGCCGTCCGCAGTACGGGTACTCGCTGCTGACCACCCTCACCGAGGCGGGCATAGCGACAGAGGCGAACACTCTCTACCCTCTGCTGCGAAGACTCGAGAAGCAGGGACTGCTCACGGCCGAATGGAACACGGAGCAGGCGCGACCTCGCAAGTACTACACGGTCACCACCAGCGGCGCCGAAGTCGCCGCGGCACTCCACTCCCGATGGCTGGAACTCGATTCCAGCATCACGAAACTCTGGAAGGAAGGCACACCATGA
- a CDS encoding alpha/beta fold hydrolase produces the protein MTLHHVRRGVGSPLLLVHGLGAGLRSWDPIIDALAAHREVIAVDLPGFGQTAPLPGEVSIATLADSVTQFIGEQGLDGVATAGQSLGGRIVLELARRGIGGDTVSLDPGGFWNERELAVFSYTLRPSITLVRALRGALPALLGNPVSRTALLAQLSARPWALTQQTVLPDLLGLADAAATDEAMDALTKGPKQQGAAPGTVPGRVTVGWGRRDLVTVARQARRAAAAFPDATLHWFPKCGHFPQWDAPHEAVELILSGTD, from the coding sequence ATGACTCTTCATCATGTCCGGAGAGGGGTTGGAAGCCCCCTGCTGTTGGTGCACGGCCTCGGCGCGGGTCTGCGCTCCTGGGATCCGATCATCGACGCGCTGGCCGCGCACCGGGAGGTCATTGCGGTTGACCTGCCCGGATTCGGCCAGACGGCACCGTTGCCCGGCGAGGTGTCGATCGCCACGCTGGCCGATTCGGTCACACAATTCATCGGCGAACAGGGTCTGGACGGCGTTGCCACTGCCGGGCAGTCGCTGGGTGGACGGATCGTGCTTGAACTCGCCAGACGCGGGATCGGCGGTGACACCGTATCGCTGGACCCCGGTGGCTTCTGGAACGAGCGTGAACTGGCGGTCTTCAGCTATACGCTCCGGCCCTCGATCACCCTTGTCCGTGCCTTGCGCGGTGCCCTGCCGGCGCTTTTGGGCAATCCCGTGAGTCGGACGGCGCTGCTCGCGCAGCTGTCGGCTCGCCCGTGGGCGCTGACGCAGCAGACCGTGCTGCCCGACCTGCTCGGATTGGCCGATGCCGCAGCGACGGATGAGGCGATGGATGCGCTCACGAAGGGACCCAAACAGCAGGGAGCTGCTCCCGGGACGGTTCCCGGTCGAGTCACCGTCGGCTGGGGGCGTCGAGACCTCGTCACCGTTGCGCGGCAGGCCCGTCGGGCTGCCGCGGCGTTCCCCGACGCAACGCTGCATTGGTTCCCCAAGTGCGGGCACTTCCCGCAATGGGATGCGCCGCACGAAGCGGTGGAGCTCATCCTGTCCGGTACCGACTGA
- a CDS encoding APC family permease has protein sequence MSHSHETTAPEGGQKPHGGGEGQLRRALGVPSLVFFGLVYMVPLTVFTTYGIVTQVSGGRVPLAYVITLLAMVFTARSYAKMAHELPFAGSAYTYTQKSFGAGIGFVAGWALLLDYLFLPMINYLVIGIYLSAAFPMIPAWVFVLTAIALVTFLNVIGIVSVARANIVIIAAQAIFIITFACLGIASMSGTGTVDLAAPFTGDGSAPGFGNVMAGAAILCLSFLGFDAVSTLSEEAKDAKRTVPRAIVIATITGGLIYIVLSFLAQLVYPSNDFGDVDSGALDVMAAAGGEFLTIFFTAAYVAGACGSALTSQASVSRILFAMGRDGVLPTRFFGRLSPRFHTPILATLSVGVVSLLAIAVDLGFISEMVSFGALIAFSAVNLSVIKHFIIDGKRRGARAVLSFIVLPGIGFCLTLWLWTSLSPRTLLIGAIWLVLGIGYLAVVTRGFRRPTPMLDLAE, from the coding sequence ATGTCCCACTCACACGAGACCACAGCACCTGAGGGCGGCCAGAAGCCTCACGGTGGCGGCGAAGGACAGCTGCGCCGGGCCCTCGGGGTCCCGTCTCTGGTGTTCTTCGGCCTCGTCTACATGGTGCCGCTCACGGTCTTCACGACCTACGGCATCGTCACCCAGGTCAGCGGCGGCCGGGTGCCGCTGGCCTACGTCATCACCCTTCTCGCGATGGTCTTCACCGCCAGGTCGTACGCAAAGATGGCCCACGAGCTGCCCTTCGCCGGATCCGCCTATACCTACACGCAGAAGAGCTTCGGCGCCGGCATCGGCTTCGTCGCCGGTTGGGCGCTGCTGCTGGACTACCTGTTCCTGCCGATGATCAACTACCTCGTCATCGGCATCTACCTGTCCGCCGCGTTCCCGATGATCCCGGCCTGGGTGTTCGTGCTCACGGCGATCGCTCTCGTCACCTTCCTCAACGTCATCGGCATCGTCTCCGTGGCACGGGCCAATATCGTCATCATCGCCGCCCAGGCGATCTTCATCATCACCTTCGCCTGCTTGGGAATCGCGTCGATGTCCGGCACCGGGACGGTTGATCTTGCGGCACCGTTCACCGGGGACGGGAGTGCACCCGGCTTCGGCAACGTCATGGCGGGTGCGGCGATCCTGTGCCTGTCGTTCCTCGGTTTCGACGCGGTCTCGACCCTGTCCGAGGAGGCCAAGGACGCCAAGCGCACCGTACCTCGCGCGATCGTCATCGCCACCATCACGGGCGGACTCATCTACATCGTGCTCTCGTTCCTCGCTCAACTCGTCTATCCCTCGAACGACTTCGGCGACGTCGACTCGGGCGCCCTCGATGTCATGGCTGCCGCGGGCGGTGAGTTCCTCACGATCTTCTTCACCGCCGCGTATGTCGCCGGCGCCTGCGGTTCGGCGCTGACCTCTCAGGCCTCGGTCTCGCGCATCCTCTTCGCGATGGGCCGCGACGGTGTTCTGCCGACGCGCTTCTTCGGACGCCTCTCACCGCGATTCCACACGCCGATTCTGGCGACACTCTCGGTCGGGGTGGTGTCGCTGCTCGCCATCGCCGTCGACCTCGGCTTCATCTCCGAGATGGTCAGCTTCGGCGCTCTCATCGCGTTCTCGGCGGTCAACCTCTCCGTCATCAAGCACTTCATCATCGATGGGAAGCGACGCGGGGCGCGCGCTGTGCTGAGCTTCATCGTGCTGCCCGGCATCGGCTTCTGCCTCACGCTGTGGCTGTGGACGAGCCTGTCACCGCGAACGCTGCTCATCGGTGCGATCTGGTTGGTCCTCGGCATCGGATACCTCGCTGTCGTCACCCGCGGGTTCCGTCGGCCGACCCCGATGCTCGACCTGGCGGAGTGA
- a CDS encoding amidohydrolase — MALTHFHNGAIWLGASNEPADSLLVREGVIVAVGAADVDRLLGSSSSEHSPASSKECPIDSIDLEGGFLMPSFGDGHAHPIFGGLEAEGPQVRSCVSVAEIVAEVQRFAEANPDIEWVTGASYDGSLVEGGLFDARWLDEAVSDRPVVLRAWDYHTVWCNSRALELAGITAGTPQPELGEIPRRGDGSPLGTLREWGAVDLVDAVRPPLDEAMRLRALERAADYYLERGVTWVQDAWVEPADVETYIAASTQGRLRLRFNLALYADPRRFTEQLPSMVEARRRVEELADPLLSAKTVKFFADGVVENETGSLLEPYCSSLHNHGLRVWEGETLAEAVRAVDAAGFQVHIHAIGDAAVRQALDAVESAITTNGPRDRRPVIAHAQLVASEDLARFAELGIIANMQPLWAQLDDLMTVLTVPRLGEDRAREQYRMRSILDDGGRLAFGSDWPCTSGTPVEGLAIGTSRQNDEGEPADGWTPEEIVDIDRALDAYSTAVAHQAFADDSSAVWGEIRPGASADLIRFDRDPRELTPRELAVTAVRTTYLGGTAVHSSI, encoded by the coding sequence TTGGCTTTGACGCATTTCCACAACGGCGCCATCTGGCTCGGGGCTTCGAATGAGCCCGCCGACTCGCTGCTGGTCCGCGAAGGCGTGATCGTCGCAGTCGGCGCCGCCGACGTGGACCGGCTTCTGGGCTCGTCCTCATCCGAACACTCGCCCGCGAGCTCAAAAGAGTGCCCGATCGACAGCATCGACCTCGAAGGCGGCTTCCTCATGCCCTCCTTCGGCGATGGTCACGCCCACCCGATCTTCGGCGGACTCGAGGCCGAAGGACCGCAGGTGCGCTCCTGTGTCAGCGTCGCCGAGATCGTGGCCGAGGTCCAGCGCTTCGCTGAGGCCAACCCGGACATCGAGTGGGTCACCGGCGCCTCCTACGACGGCAGCCTCGTCGAGGGCGGGCTCTTCGATGCACGCTGGCTCGACGAAGCCGTGTCGGATCGTCCGGTCGTCCTGCGTGCCTGGGATTATCACACGGTGTGGTGCAATTCCCGGGCCCTCGAACTCGCCGGGATCACTGCGGGGACACCCCAGCCGGAGCTGGGTGAGATCCCCCGCCGAGGTGACGGTTCGCCCTTGGGGACACTGCGGGAATGGGGAGCGGTCGATCTCGTCGACGCCGTGCGCCCGCCGCTGGACGAAGCCATGCGACTGCGCGCCTTGGAACGCGCGGCGGACTATTATCTCGAGCGCGGGGTGACCTGGGTCCAGGACGCGTGGGTCGAACCGGCCGATGTCGAGACCTACATTGCGGCCTCGACCCAGGGACGGCTCAGACTTCGGTTCAATCTCGCCCTCTACGCCGACCCGCGCCGCTTCACCGAGCAGCTGCCGTCCATGGTCGAGGCCAGAAGGCGCGTGGAGGAACTCGCCGATCCGCTGCTGAGCGCGAAGACCGTGAAGTTCTTCGCCGACGGTGTCGTCGAGAACGAAACCGGGTCGCTGCTCGAACCGTACTGCTCGTCCCTGCACAACCACGGGCTGCGGGTCTGGGAAGGCGAGACCCTCGCCGAGGCGGTCCGAGCCGTTGACGCCGCAGGCTTCCAGGTCCACATCCATGCCATCGGCGATGCCGCCGTCCGGCAGGCCCTCGACGCCGTCGAATCGGCCATCACGACAAACGGGCCCCGCGATCGGCGACCGGTGATCGCCCATGCGCAGCTCGTCGCTTCCGAGGACCTTGCTCGCTTCGCCGAGCTCGGGATCATCGCGAACATGCAGCCTCTGTGGGCACAGCTCGATGACCTCATGACCGTGCTCACGGTCCCCCGCCTCGGCGAGGATCGGGCGCGGGAGCAGTACCGGATGCGCAGCATCCTCGACGATGGCGGACGACTGGCCTTCGGGTCGGACTGGCCGTGCACCTCGGGCACGCCCGTCGAAGGTCTGGCGATCGGCACGAGCCGACAGAACGATGAGGGTGAACCGGCCGACGGGTGGACACCGGAGGAGATCGTCGACATCGACCGCGCCCTCGACGCGTATTCGACTGCGGTGGCACACCAGGCCTTTGCCGATGACTCATCCGCGGTCTGGGGCGAGATCCGCCCCGGGGCGAGTGCCGACCTCATCAGATTCGACCGCGACCCTCGGGAACTGACACCGCGGGAACTCGCGGTGACAGCTGTTCGCACCACCTACCTCGGCGGCACTGCCGTGCATTCATCGATCTGA
- a CDS encoding TetR/AcrR family transcriptional regulator C-terminal domain-containing protein has translation MRLNRERLADAALALVDEEGSEALSMRTLAARVDRQVSSLYNHVSGRAELIELMRARIVADIDVRSFASAPSSAGEVVWNVALESWARSYLRAFAAHPNLIRLLATTAIGDLSTYQMYDAVVAGLRRGGWPESRTVGVMRTVEAHVLGSALDIIAPDDLITRDSADERFSEIRAALDPRFAESSSAVAAFELGLRALIAGLRQELSDL, from the coding sequence ATGAGACTCAACCGGGAACGGCTCGCCGATGCCGCGCTCGCCCTCGTCGACGAAGAAGGATCCGAGGCGCTGTCCATGCGTACGCTCGCAGCCCGCGTCGACCGACAGGTGTCCTCCCTGTACAACCACGTGTCCGGACGTGCCGAGCTCATCGAACTCATGCGCGCCCGCATCGTCGCCGACATCGACGTCCGTTCGTTCGCCTCGGCGCCCTCATCCGCAGGCGAGGTGGTCTGGAACGTGGCCCTCGAGTCCTGGGCCCGGTCGTACCTGCGCGCGTTCGCCGCCCATCCGAACCTCATCCGTCTGCTCGCGACGACAGCGATCGGCGACCTCTCGACCTATCAGATGTACGACGCAGTGGTCGCGGGCCTGCGCCGAGGCGGCTGGCCGGAGTCGAGGACCGTGGGTGTCATGCGCACGGTTGAGGCCCATGTCCTCGGCTCCGCCCTCGACATCATCGCCCCTGACGACCTCATCACCCGGGACTCTGCGGATGAGCGGTTCTCCGAGATCCGAGCGGCTCTCGACCCGCGATTCGCCGAGTCCTCGTCAGCTGTGGCCGCGTTCGAATTGGGACTGCGCGCCCTCATCGCTGGGCTGCGGCAGGAGCTGAGCGACCTGTGA
- a CDS encoding anthrone oxygenase family protein produces MDIIEIATVIITGAVGSAEFGSATMVHPVIRKLSVEEQLVFEKGLLTTFGRVMPIGMTAAAVLGIIVAIANPSGWLIAAAISLGVALAVTIIGNVPINLRTGRIPEASAPEGFIAMRRRWDAFQIVRATLQLVGFVLVTIGIIGGS; encoded by the coding sequence GTGGACATCATCGAAATTGCCACCGTCATCATCACCGGTGCCGTCGGCAGCGCCGAATTCGGTTCAGCCACAATGGTCCATCCAGTCATCCGCAAGTTGAGCGTCGAGGAGCAGCTCGTCTTCGAAAAGGGGCTGCTCACCACCTTCGGCCGGGTCATGCCCATCGGGATGACTGCAGCCGCAGTCCTGGGAATCATCGTTGCGATCGCCAACCCTTCGGGATGGCTCATCGCAGCCGCGATCAGCCTCGGTGTCGCCCTCGCGGTAACGATCATCGGCAATGTGCCGATCAATCTCCGGACCGGCCGCATTCCGGAGGCGTCCGCCCCGGAAGGCTTCATCGCGATGCGCCGGCGCTGGGATGCCTTCCAGATCGTCCGCGCCACGCTTCAGCTGGTCGGATTCGTTCTGGTCACGATCGGCATCATCGGCGGTTCGTGA
- a CDS encoding MerR family transcriptional regulator: protein MTEATVMRMAELARRSGVSVPTIKYYMRQGLLQPGRRTSVNQAEYDHRHLDRLRLIRALTSVAGLPLSKVREVVDAVSGESTVIDAMAVTQDVLTGTITDEGAGTSEILDRVISQRGWRCARSSPAYQAAAGAVTQLHAEELTTVLDHLDGYAEAAEMVGRADLEAIEDAESLEQRIRGVVLGSVLRRPLLEALVLLAQQHFAQNVRDSGES from the coding sequence ATGACGGAGGCAACTGTGATGCGAATGGCCGAACTGGCTCGTCGCTCGGGCGTGAGCGTGCCGACGATCAAGTACTACATGAGGCAGGGACTGCTGCAGCCAGGCCGCCGCACGAGCGTGAATCAGGCCGAGTACGACCATCGTCACCTCGACAGGCTTCGTCTCATTCGTGCGTTGACGTCAGTGGCCGGACTGCCGCTGTCGAAGGTCCGGGAGGTCGTGGACGCTGTCAGCGGCGAATCCACGGTCATCGATGCCATGGCCGTCACCCAAGATGTCCTCACTGGGACGATCACCGACGAGGGGGCGGGAACAAGCGAGATCCTCGACCGTGTGATCAGCCAACGCGGGTGGCGGTGTGCTCGCTCGTCACCGGCTTACCAAGCGGCCGCAGGCGCGGTCACGCAGCTGCACGCCGAGGAGCTGACGACGGTGCTCGATCACCTCGATGGCTACGCCGAGGCGGCAGAGATGGTGGGACGGGCCGACCTCGAGGCCATCGAGGATGCCGAAAGCTTGGAGCAGAGAATCCGCGGAGTCGTTCTGGGCAGTGTGCTGCGGCGCCCGCTGCTCGAGGCGCTGGTTCTCCTCGCCCAGCAGCATTTCGCCCAGAACGTCAGAGATTCGGGAGAAAGCTGA
- a CDS encoding GNAT family N-acetyltransferase — MSAASSLSIRPVEVSDESRWRELFRGYRDFYHLQESEEIVSRVWEWLNDPEHECSGLVAEAEDGIVAIADYRHFSRPSTGSVGIWLDDLFTDPAVRGRGAGRALIARLQEIAAADGCSVVRWITAADNERAQALYDNMARKTNWVTYDAEPAQA; from the coding sequence ATGTCTGCTGCTTCGAGTCTCTCCATCCGGCCCGTCGAGGTCTCTGACGAATCTCGCTGGCGCGAGCTCTTCCGCGGCTACCGCGACTTTTACCACCTTCAGGAGTCGGAGGAGATCGTCTCACGTGTGTGGGAATGGCTGAACGATCCCGAACATGAGTGCTCCGGACTCGTCGCCGAGGCGGAGGACGGCATCGTCGCAATCGCCGACTATCGTCACTTCTCACGTCCATCGACCGGCAGCGTCGGCATCTGGCTCGACGACCTGTTCACCGACCCTGCGGTTCGCGGGCGTGGCGCCGGCCGCGCACTGATCGCACGCCTGCAGGAGATCGCCGCAGCAGATGGGTGCTCAGTGGTCCGCTGGATCACCGCCGCTGACAATGAACGGGCCCAGGCTCTCTACGACAACATGGCGAGGAAGACGAACTGGGTCACCTACGATGCCGAACCTGCACAGGCTTGA
- a CDS encoding ABC transporter permease gives MTTATLPASHVPLRKHVGLGKTIAQSMTLSWRGMVKIRRNPAGLADVIIGPAIFLVLFGYVFGGAISGDTGEYLQYVFPGILGMMTLFATMGVGVSLSTDLSQGIFDRFRSLPIARVSPLIGAIGSDIVRQLVSLTALVGFGLLLGVRFETSIWSILAACALALGFAFAVSWALILLALAVKDPMAVQGLGAVLIIPITFASNIFVPVETMPGWMQTFASWNPVGHLVDAVRGLMMGGPVGEPLMFTLVWMGVFVILFAPLSLVVYNRRP, from the coding sequence ATGACCACCGCGACACTCCCTGCCAGCCATGTGCCGTTGCGGAAGCACGTGGGGCTTGGAAAAACAATCGCCCAATCAATGACCCTCTCCTGGCGCGGGATGGTCAAGATTCGTCGGAACCCAGCGGGCTTGGCCGATGTCATCATCGGCCCTGCGATCTTCCTTGTACTCTTCGGGTACGTCTTCGGCGGTGCGATCTCGGGTGACACCGGCGAATATCTGCAGTACGTGTTCCCGGGCATCCTAGGCATGATGACGCTCTTCGCGACGATGGGTGTCGGCGTCTCGCTCAGCACCGACCTCTCCCAGGGCATCTTCGATCGGTTCCGCAGTCTGCCCATCGCGCGCGTATCTCCGCTCATCGGAGCAATCGGCAGTGACATTGTACGTCAGCTTGTCTCCCTGACGGCGCTGGTCGGCTTCGGACTCCTGCTTGGCGTACGATTCGAAACCAGCATCTGGTCAATACTCGCAGCTTGCGCTCTCGCGCTTGGATTTGCTTTCGCTGTGTCATGGGCATTGATCCTGCTCGCCCTCGCAGTCAAAGACCCGATGGCCGTGCAAGGTCTTGGAGCGGTACTCATCATCCCGATCACCTTCGCCAGCAACATCTTCGTCCCGGTGGAGACAATGCCCGGATGGATGCAGACTTTCGCCTCATGGAACCCAGTGGGGCATCTCGTGGATGCAGTGCGTGGATTGATGATGGGCGGTCCCGTTGGAGAGCCGTTGATGTTCACTCTGGTGTGGATGGGAGTCTTCGTGATCCTCTTCGCTCCGCTTTCTCTCGTCGTCTACAACCGGCGACCGTAA